In the genome of Doryrhamphus excisus isolate RoL2022-K1 chromosome 11, RoL_Dexc_1.0, whole genome shotgun sequence, one region contains:
- the dpf2 gene encoding zinc finger protein ubi-d4 isoform X1: MAAVVENVVKLLGEQYYRDAMEQCHNYNARLCAERSVRMPFLDSQTGVAQSNCYIWMEKRHRGPGMAPGQLYTYPSRRWRKKRRSHPPEDPRLVFPPMKSELDFGLKKDTLLSSDGSSLEALLKGESLEKRAPADPRASEEDSNPSDYTPGLNPATRIRKRILEPDDYLDDLDDEDYEEDTPKRRGKGKGKGRGVGSNRKKLDTAAMEDRDKPYACDNTIKQKHISKPSEKVCGKRYKNRPGLSYHYTHSHLADEEGEDTEEMEVSEPPPPLPEQPKTTKKGPDGIALPNNYCDFCLGDSKTNHKTGQSEELVSCSDCGRSGHPSCLQFTPVMMAAVKTYRWQCIECKCCNKCGTSENDDQLLFCDDCDRGYHMYCLTPPMSEPPEGSWSCHLCLDLLKDKASIYQSQNAPPL; encoded by the exons ATGGCAGCTGTTGTCGAGAATGTTGTCAAACT GTTGGGAGAGCAATACTACAGAGATGCAATGGAGCAATGTCATAACTACAATGCTCGTCTCTGCGCCGAGAGGAGTGTGCGCATGCCCTTCCTCGATTCTCAGACCGGCGTGGCTCAGAGCAACTGCTACATTTGGATGGAGAAGAGGCACAGAGGGCCTG GCATGGCTCCAGGCCAGCTCTACACATATCCTTCCAGGAGGTGGAGGAAGAAGCGGAGATCTCATCCTCCAGAGGACCCCAGACTCGTCTTCCCCCCCATGAAGTCAG AGCTTGATTTTGGACTCAAAAAGGATACGCTCTTGTCATCGGATGGCAGCAGCCTGGAGGCCCTCCTGAAGGGCGAGTCCCTGGAGAAACGGGCACCTGCAGATCCCAGAGCTTCTGAGGAAGACTCCAACCCCAGCGATTACACCCCTGGCCTGAACCCCGCCACACGTATCAGAAAG AGAATCCTTGAGCCTGACGACTACCTGGATGACCTGGATGATGAAGACTACGAGGAAGACACACCCAAGAGAAGAGGCAAAGGCAAAGGGAAG GGTCGAGGAGTGGGCAGCAACAGGAAGAAGCTGGACACCGCAGCCATGGAGGACAGAGACAAGCCGTATGCTTGTGACA ACACTATCAAACAAAAGCATATTTCAAAACCTTCTGAAAAAG TCTGTGGAAAGCGCTACAAGAACCGTCCAGGTCTGAGCTACCACTACACCCACTCGCACCTGGCGGACGAAGAGGGCGAAGATACAGAGGAGATGGAGGTCAGCGAGCCTCCACCCCCGCTGCCTGAGCAGCCCAAAA CTACTAAGAAAGGCCCCGATGGCATTGCCCTGCCTAATAACTACTGTGACTTCTGCCTGGGGGACTCCAAAACCAACCACAAGACGGGCCAGTCTGAAGAGCTGGTGTCCTGCTCCGACTGCGGACGCTCAG GCCACCCCTCCTGCCTGCAATTCACGCCGGTCATGATGGCAGCCGTCAAgacgtatcgctggcagtgcatcgagtgCAAGTGCTGCAACAAGTGTGGCACCTCTGAGAACGAC GATCAGCTGCTCTTCTGTGACGACTGTGATCGAGGTTACCACATGTACTGTCTCACCCCACCCATGTCTGAACCTCCAGAAG GGAGCTGGAGCTGTCACCTGTGTCTGGATCTCCTCAAAGACAAAGCATCCATTTATCAGAGCCAGAACGCCCCGCCCTTGTGA
- the dpf2 gene encoding zinc finger protein ubi-d4 isoform X2, with protein MAAVVENVVKLLGEQYYRDAMEQCHNYNARLCAERSVRMPFLDSQTGVAQSNCYIWMEKRHRGPGMAPGQLYTYPSRRWRKKRRSHPPEDPRLVFPPMKSELDFGLKKDTLLSSDGSSLEALLKGESLEKRAPADPRASEEDSNPSDYTPGLNPATRIRKRILEPDDYLDDLDDEDYEEDTPKRRGKGKGKGRGVGSNRKKLDTAAMEDRDKPYACDICGKRYKNRPGLSYHYTHSHLADEEGEDTEEMEVSEPPPPLPEQPKTTKKGPDGIALPNNYCDFCLGDSKTNHKTGQSEELVSCSDCGRSGHPSCLQFTPVMMAAVKTYRWQCIECKCCNKCGTSENDDQLLFCDDCDRGYHMYCLTPPMSEPPEGSWSCHLCLDLLKDKASIYQSQNAPPL; from the exons ATGGCAGCTGTTGTCGAGAATGTTGTCAAACT GTTGGGAGAGCAATACTACAGAGATGCAATGGAGCAATGTCATAACTACAATGCTCGTCTCTGCGCCGAGAGGAGTGTGCGCATGCCCTTCCTCGATTCTCAGACCGGCGTGGCTCAGAGCAACTGCTACATTTGGATGGAGAAGAGGCACAGAGGGCCTG GCATGGCTCCAGGCCAGCTCTACACATATCCTTCCAGGAGGTGGAGGAAGAAGCGGAGATCTCATCCTCCAGAGGACCCCAGACTCGTCTTCCCCCCCATGAAGTCAG AGCTTGATTTTGGACTCAAAAAGGATACGCTCTTGTCATCGGATGGCAGCAGCCTGGAGGCCCTCCTGAAGGGCGAGTCCCTGGAGAAACGGGCACCTGCAGATCCCAGAGCTTCTGAGGAAGACTCCAACCCCAGCGATTACACCCCTGGCCTGAACCCCGCCACACGTATCAGAAAG AGAATCCTTGAGCCTGACGACTACCTGGATGACCTGGATGATGAAGACTACGAGGAAGACACACCCAAGAGAAGAGGCAAAGGCAAAGGGAAG GGTCGAGGAGTGGGCAGCAACAGGAAGAAGCTGGACACCGCAGCCATGGAGGACAGAGACAAGCCGTATGCTTGTGACA TCTGTGGAAAGCGCTACAAGAACCGTCCAGGTCTGAGCTACCACTACACCCACTCGCACCTGGCGGACGAAGAGGGCGAAGATACAGAGGAGATGGAGGTCAGCGAGCCTCCACCCCCGCTGCCTGAGCAGCCCAAAA CTACTAAGAAAGGCCCCGATGGCATTGCCCTGCCTAATAACTACTGTGACTTCTGCCTGGGGGACTCCAAAACCAACCACAAGACGGGCCAGTCTGAAGAGCTGGTGTCCTGCTCCGACTGCGGACGCTCAG GCCACCCCTCCTGCCTGCAATTCACGCCGGTCATGATGGCAGCCGTCAAgacgtatcgctggcagtgcatcgagtgCAAGTGCTGCAACAAGTGTGGCACCTCTGAGAACGAC GATCAGCTGCTCTTCTGTGACGACTGTGATCGAGGTTACCACATGTACTGTCTCACCCCACCCATGTCTGAACCTCCAGAAG GGAGCTGGAGCTGTCACCTGTGTCTGGATCTCCTCAAAGACAAAGCATCCATTTATCAGAGCCAGAACGCCCCGCCCTTGTGA